A single genomic interval of Aphis gossypii isolate Hap1 unplaced genomic scaffold, ASM2018417v2 Contig00628, whole genome shotgun sequence harbors:
- the LOC126554864 gene encoding uncharacterized protein LOC126554864 produces MKRVYKSGCEKRNRKNKQLLLEVGSSSNQTKINFFPVPKHQFRTEESNIIRCPEDTQDSQCASYVEDINVNETSELNINTQNSQFSQVFKDSMVCTISNFIRPSMSDSVTAKNNFFNKHPIQPYVQSGTGKVDFKRIYFKQLPNGDIVQRKWVSYCIDTNSLHCSNCMAYGVHGKYGEIETKFISGYKVDIKINKCLYRDIIIHENSIFHNNSTNTAVRFKLNKDIQSILNRDVMAKRAQQVEIRRQILKRLIDIVLFIGRQGIPYRGKHEAAHSLTDNSLNHGNFLELVKFVAKYDTILGQHVDKSVTLSEKNKNKKGRGCMVTFLSKHFVNEKLIKSIGAAIQGKIVEEIVECKKFSIKFDSTQNVSTMDQLAICVRYIFTGIVQERLLSLVICKDSRGIALFKLLEDNLKLHGLLLEDIVACSFDGAANMKGIYHGLQAYLKKVNPDIVYTHCMGHVLNLVMSESTNNLQLAEDLFGLIEQSAVFLTDSHKRMTTWMSVTGEKHSAHGKLYRLQKIGATRWWSKEKALSSIMDLQMIEDNNEVENSKFVTLLEFLVAVCKGNFNVQTKYMAKSLITNWSKFETILIANLLLDIYAVTSPISVYLQTKSINYLQAWNMIETLQKKIEKKKK; encoded by the exons atgaaacGCGTTTATAAGTCAGGTTGTGAAAAGAGGAataggaaaaataaacaattgctATTAGAAGTCGGATCTTCttcaaatcaaacaaaaattaattttttccctGTGCCTAAGCATCAATTTCGGACAGAAG AAAGCAATATTATCAGATGTCCAGAAGACACCCAAGACAGTCAATGTGCTAGTTATGTTGAAGAcataaatg ttaatgaaACTTCTGAGCTGAACATAAATACTCAAAATTCACAATTTTCTCAAGTTTTTAAGGACTctatg gtttgtacaatttcaaactttattCGTCCCTCAATGAGTGATTCTGTTacagcaaaaaataatttttttaacaagcaTCCGATACAACCTTATGTACAATCAGGAACAGGTAAAGTTGACTTTAAAAGAATATACTTTAAACAACTGCCAAATGGTGACATTGTTCAGAGAAAATGGGTGTCATATTGTATCGATACAAATTCTTTACATTGTTCCAATTGCATGGCATATGGAGTGCATGGGAAGTATGGAGAAAttgaaactaaatttatatctgGTTATAAAgtggatataaaaataaataaatgtttatatcgtGATATAATAATCCATGAAAATTCTATTTTCCATAATAATTCTACAAATACAGCTGTccgttttaaattgaataaagatATTCAGTCAATATTAAATCGAGATGTTATGGCAAAAAGGGCTCAACAAGTAGAAATCCGAAGACAAATATTAAAGCGTTTAATTGACATAGTTTTGTTTATTGGACGACAGGGAATACCTTATCGTGGAAAGCATGAAGCTGCTCATTCTTTGACTGACAATAGTTTAAACCATGGAAACTTTTTAGAGCTTGTTAAATTTGTAGCAAAATATGATACTATTCTAGGACAACATGTAGATAAATCAGTTACACTaagtgaaaaaaacaaaaacaaaaaaggccGAGGATGTATGGTaacttttttatcaaaacactttgtaaatgaaaaattaattaagtccATAGGAGCAGCTATTCAAGGAAAAATTGTTGAAGAAATTGTTGAATGTAAGAAATTTAGCATAAAGTTTGATAGTACTCAAAACGTGAGCACTATGGACCAGCTTGCAATTTGTGttcgttatatttttaccgGAATCGTACAAGAACGGTTACTAAGTTTGGTCATTTGTAAAGATTCTAGAGGTATAgcactttttaaattgttggaagataatttaaaacttcatggTCTATTACTTGAAGATATTGTGGCATGTTCTTTTGATGGAGCAGCTAACATGAAGGGGATATATCATGGTTTACAAGCATATTTAAAGAAAGTCAATCcagatattgtatatactcaCTGTATGGgccatgttttaaatttggtaaTGAGCGAgtctacaaataatttacagttggCAGAAGATTTATTTGGGTTAATTGAACAATCAGCAGTGTTCTTAACCGATTCTCATAAGCGAATGACAACATGGATGAGTGTTACAGGAGAAAAACATTCTGCACATGGAAAACTCTATCGTTTACAAAAAATTGGTGCAACTAGGTGGTGGAGCAAAGAAAAAGCTTTGTCTTCTATCATGGATTTACAAATGATTGAAGATAACAATGAAGTTGAAAATAGTAAGTTTGTTACTTTATTAGAGTTTTTAGTTGCAGTCTGCAAAGGTAACTTTAATGTTCAGACTAAATACATGGCAAAatctttaataactaattggtcaaaatttgaaacaatattaattgctAATTTGTTGCTTGATATTTATGCAGTAACAAGTCCTATATCAGTTTATTTGCAAACTAAATCTATTAACTATTTACAAGCTTGGAATATGATTGAAACTTTacaaaagaaaattgaaaaaaaaaagaaatga